In Bacteriovorax stolpii, a single genomic region encodes these proteins:
- a CDS encoding YdcF family protein: protein MYRHFLSVVIILTSLFFCYSFACAILLLDARNEGKNSVSTFVQSPPDLIVVFTGGPKRIEFAVKKAQEFKQPNVFITGVHEKNSVRTIMNPIDPAETTDHIELDYTARNTVENVVSTLKYLRSNRGLNKILVISSDYHIMRIKMIFSSLMLEDEKFEFFFTPVPSDYLSFKNIKILYTEVFKLIRTKLFLIYWDQKSPIKNFY, encoded by the coding sequence ATGTATCGCCACTTCTTAAGTGTGGTGATCATTCTGACCTCTTTATTTTTCTGTTACTCATTTGCTTGTGCCATTTTACTTCTGGACGCAAGAAACGAAGGGAAAAACTCTGTCTCGACTTTCGTCCAGAGTCCACCTGATTTGATCGTGGTTTTCACGGGTGGTCCAAAGAGAATTGAATTTGCCGTTAAAAAGGCGCAGGAATTTAAACAACCAAATGTTTTTATCACTGGTGTTCATGAGAAGAACTCTGTTCGCACGATTATGAACCCGATTGACCCGGCCGAAACAACTGACCATATCGAACTGGACTACACGGCAAGAAACACGGTGGAAAACGTTGTCTCAACGCTTAAATACCTTCGTTCTAACCGAGGTCTGAACAAAATCCTGGTTATCTCAAGTGACTATCACATTATGAGAATCAAAATGATTTTTAGTTCGCTGATGCTTGAAGATGAAAAGTTTGAATTCTTCTTTACGCCAGTGCCTTCTGATTATTTAAGTTTTAAGAATATCAAAATCCTTTATACGGAAGTTTTCAAACTGATCCGTACAAAACTCTTCCTGATCTATTGGGATCAGAAATCGCCGATTAAGAATTTCTATTAA
- a CDS encoding ABC transporter ATP-binding protein: MYKLSPFTYTFAGRSKAKKIFLDSTLIFERNDTVAIIGPSGGGKSTFLKILKGIIPEYSSGKLEGEVLFNGHPLSGVYFQENLQKILYLFQNPFSQLIYPGTEEEFLFSMENFNFTREQMDREKEKFEKLFNLKNIWGKKTSELSNGECQKLVLASMLAIGPDVLLLDEPTAFLDPTARKEFYQYLDVIRKDRLLIIVDHHVDEIRPLINKVIFVDHDGHITPGFFTKNNFVVEDISLPKPKTAEEVNVTVSDLSFSYHKDRELLKEANATFKSGEVVAVRGRNGEGKSTFFKLLSGILKPKKGQILLEKNGKTYKNDKIFPHVGFVFQNPEAHFFFDTIEEELKQSFRFLSKEHTVLKDDLLSRFFHDIDLKKSPFLLSEGEKRRLSILMTVFLEKSLILYDEPTFGQDQKSIEEIIVLIRELKKLGLIQVFISHDDYLIEKIADRVLVLEAGRLYEVPRA, translated from the coding sequence ATGTATAAGTTATCACCATTTACTTATACGTTTGCCGGACGTTCAAAAGCTAAAAAAATATTTTTAGATTCAACTCTTATTTTTGAGCGAAACGACACCGTCGCCATCATTGGACCTTCGGGGGGTGGAAAGTCGACTTTTCTTAAAATCTTAAAGGGAATCATTCCCGAATACAGCAGCGGAAAACTGGAAGGGGAAGTTCTCTTTAATGGACATCCATTGAGTGGAGTTTATTTTCAGGAAAACCTGCAGAAGATTCTCTATCTTTTTCAAAATCCTTTTTCGCAGCTGATTTATCCGGGGACAGAGGAAGAGTTTCTTTTTTCTATGGAAAATTTCAATTTCACCCGCGAACAAATGGACCGCGAGAAAGAGAAGTTTGAAAAACTTTTTAATCTAAAAAATATCTGGGGGAAAAAAACCTCGGAACTCTCAAATGGAGAGTGTCAAAAGTTAGTTTTGGCCTCAATGCTGGCCATTGGGCCGGATGTTCTTCTATTGGATGAACCAACGGCCTTTTTAGACCCGACCGCTCGTAAAGAGTTTTATCAGTACCTGGATGTCATTCGTAAAGACCGCCTTTTAATCATTGTTGATCATCATGTCGATGAGATTAGACCGCTGATAAATAAAGTAATCTTTGTTGATCATGACGGACACATAACACCTGGCTTTTTTACAAAGAATAACTTTGTAGTGGAAGACATCTCATTGCCAAAACCTAAGACAGCAGAAGAAGTGAATGTCACTGTTTCTGACCTGAGTTTTTCATACCATAAAGACCGCGAACTCTTAAAAGAGGCCAATGCCACTTTTAAGAGTGGTGAAGTGGTCGCCGTCAGAGGAAGAAATGGAGAAGGAAAGAGTACATTTTTTAAACTTCTTTCTGGAATCCTAAAACCCAAAAAAGGGCAGATTCTTCTGGAGAAAAATGGAAAGACATATAAAAATGACAAAATTTTTCCTCATGTCGGTTTTGTTTTCCAGAACCCGGAAGCCCACTTTTTCTTTGATACTATCGAAGAAGAACTTAAACAGAGTTTTCGTTTTTTAAGTAAAGAGCATACAGTACTTAAAGATGATCTGCTGTCCCGATTTTTCCATGACATTGATTTAAAGAAATCGCCCTTTCTTCTATCAGAAGGAGAAAAACGCAGGCTTTCCATTTTGATGACGGTCTTTTTAGAAAAAAGCTTAATTCTCTATGATGAGCCAACTTTTGGGCAAGACCAAAAGTCCATAGAGGAAATTATTGTCTTAATCAGAGAGTTAAAAAAACTAGGACTGATTCAGGTCTTTATCTCTCATGATGATTACCTGATTGAAAAAATTGCTGATAGAGTTTTAGTTTTAGAAGCGGGGAGGCTCTATGAAGTTCCTCGAGCCTAA
- a CDS encoding ECF transporter S component, whose translation MNTLARPLEKLKSLTIFEIVLTLVLAVALGVAFWGWTFVYDLAKPFLKVAGLSYLVAGFWILASVLIPHIVRKPGVALIASLMAAFIESLLTHWGLMSVVWGLVQGLGAEVVFLAFSYKRWNLFVLMLAAGVSAFFSYTLDYFYYDYKSLSAGFNLLQLSSYIISSLFFAGLLSHLLGKRLVRLGILDQFLIAKDQDV comes from the coding sequence ATGAATACACTCGCGCGTCCTCTCGAAAAACTAAAATCCCTGACAATCTTTGAAATCGTCCTCACATTAGTGCTCGCTGTGGCATTGGGTGTCGCATTCTGGGGTTGGACTTTTGTTTATGACTTAGCTAAACCTTTTTTAAAGGTCGCAGGTTTAAGTTACCTGGTGGCAGGTTTTTGGATTCTTGCTTCCGTTTTAATCCCTCACATTGTCAGAAAACCAGGTGTCGCTTTAATCGCTTCACTGATGGCCGCTTTCATTGAAAGTTTGCTCACTCACTGGGGACTTATGTCTGTCGTCTGGGGATTAGTGCAAGGACTTGGAGCAGAAGTCGTTTTCTTAGCGTTTTCATACAAAAGATGGAACCTGTTTGTGCTTATGTTAGCAGCAGGTGTTTCAGCTTTCTTTAGTTACACACTTGATTATTTCTACTACGACTATAAATCACTCAGTGCTGGCTTTAACCTGCTTCAGTTGTCGTCTTATATTATTTCGTCTCTCTTTTTTGCAGGCCTTTTAAGCCATTTATTAGGGAAAAGATTAGTGAGACTTGGAATATTAGATCAGTTCCTGATCGCCAAAGATCAAGATGTATAA
- a CDS encoding RelA/SpoT family protein — protein MQQSLDFSHERDLTVDDLVRRVEAYYPDADFVKLRKAFLFAEKAHSGQKRSSGEDYIIHPMNVAATLIKLHMDLDTIMAGFLHDVVEDCNISPQEIEKEFGAGVADLVVGLTKIGKIKFKTKEESQIENFRKMVVAMAKDLRVIIVKLADRMHNMRTLQYVSDEKQKKIAQETLDIYVPLASRLGINSVKSDLEDLCLRFLKPEIYYRLAEKVSMKKSERDAYIRDVISNIKEKLLEYSLHAEVKGRPKHFYSIYKKMTSRGVDFEQVQDLLAFRIIVSNITECYKALGIIHSSYTPIPGRFKDYIAIPKVNNYQSLHTTIMGPKAERIEIQIRTSEMDEVAEAGVAAHWKYKEGLAGKTAPKLDWVQELLEYNKNTDNKAEFLDVIKNDLDLDGVFVFTPNGDVRELKYGATPLDFAYEIHTEVGHHCVGAKVNGKIVPLRHILKSGDSVEILTSKTQTPSKDWLNIAKSSKARSKIKQWLLKVERDENRELGREILEKAFKVFGTSIKALKKNNEFKEMFDELHIIDEEELCVLVGSGKHTAKSIIEHIPSLKEAAAKAEIKELDDKITEIESYSDKMTKNVRKKSLSDNAIIVDGMSDVVVRMARCCNPIPGDSIVGFITRGRGITVHTAQCNRVDAESLIRTIRVSWNKGFSFTHPVSVRVMTQDKPGILSLISKTINNAGINIRSALAKSMPDRKGSFIFEVEVKDYSELLKTISAIESLEEVISVTRV, from the coding sequence ATGCAACAGAGTTTAGATTTTTCACACGAGAGAGACCTCACAGTAGACGACTTAGTTAGAAGAGTGGAAGCGTACTATCCAGACGCTGACTTCGTAAAACTAAGAAAGGCCTTTCTATTTGCTGAAAAGGCGCACTCTGGGCAAAAAAGAAGCTCGGGTGAAGATTATATCATTCACCCAATGAACGTTGCGGCCACTCTGATCAAGCTTCACATGGACCTTGATACAATTATGGCCGGGTTTCTTCACGACGTCGTTGAAGACTGCAATATCTCTCCTCAGGAAATTGAAAAAGAATTCGGAGCTGGAGTTGCTGACCTGGTTGTCGGTCTGACAAAGATCGGGAAAATCAAATTCAAGACGAAAGAAGAATCGCAAATTGAAAACTTCCGCAAGATGGTCGTGGCCATGGCCAAAGACCTTCGAGTTATTATCGTTAAGCTTGCCGATCGCATGCACAACATGCGCACACTTCAATACGTTTCTGATGAGAAACAAAAAAAGATCGCTCAAGAGACTCTGGATATCTACGTTCCTCTGGCAAGCCGTCTGGGGATTAACTCTGTTAAGTCGGACCTGGAAGACTTGTGCCTTCGTTTCCTTAAGCCGGAAATCTATTACCGTTTAGCTGAAAAAGTTTCGATGAAAAAATCGGAGCGCGACGCTTATATCAGAGACGTTATTTCAAACATCAAAGAAAAGCTTCTGGAGTACTCACTTCACGCTGAAGTAAAGGGACGTCCGAAGCATTTTTATTCTATCTATAAGAAAATGACTTCAAGAGGTGTTGATTTTGAACAGGTTCAGGATTTACTGGCCTTCAGGATCATCGTTTCGAACATCACTGAATGTTATAAGGCGCTGGGGATTATCCACTCGTCTTATACGCCAATTCCAGGGCGCTTTAAGGATTACATCGCTATTCCTAAGGTCAACAACTACCAGTCTCTCCATACAACGATTATGGGGCCAAAAGCTGAGCGTATTGAAATCCAGATCAGAACAAGCGAGATGGATGAAGTCGCTGAAGCAGGGGTTGCGGCCCACTGGAAATACAAAGAAGGTCTTGCTGGTAAAACAGCTCCGAAACTTGACTGGGTTCAGGAACTTCTTGAGTACAATAAAAACACAGACAATAAAGCAGAGTTTCTGGACGTTATTAAAAACGACCTGGATCTTGATGGTGTATTCGTTTTCACTCCAAACGGAGACGTAAGAGAATTAAAGTACGGAGCGACTCCGCTTGATTTCGCTTACGAGATTCACACTGAAGTTGGTCACCACTGCGTTGGGGCCAAGGTTAATGGCAAGATCGTTCCTCTTAGACATATTTTAAAATCAGGGGACTCGGTAGAGATCCTGACAAGTAAAACTCAGACGCCGTCGAAAGATTGGCTTAACATTGCGAAGTCTTCTAAGGCCCGCAGTAAAATCAAACAATGGTTGCTTAAAGTTGAGCGCGATGAAAACAGAGAGCTGGGTCGCGAGATCCTGGAAAAAGCGTTCAAAGTTTTTGGAACGAGTATCAAAGCTCTTAAAAAGAACAATGAGTTCAAAGAGATGTTTGATGAGCTTCACATTATCGATGAGGAAGAGCTTTGCGTTCTTGTCGGTTCTGGAAAGCACACAGCAAAAAGTATTATCGAACACATTCCGTCTCTAAAAGAAGCGGCCGCTAAAGCTGAGATCAAAGAGCTGGATGATAAGATCACAGAAATCGAGTCTTACTCAGATAAGATGACGAAAAACGTACGCAAGAAGTCTCTGTCAGACAATGCCATCATTGTAGACGGAATGAGCGACGTCGTTGTTCGTATGGCCCGTTGTTGTAACCCAATTCCGGGCGACAGTATCGTGGGCTTTATCACTCGCGGACGCGGGATTACTGTTCACACGGCCCAATGTAACCGTGTCGATGCAGAGTCACTTATCCGCACGATCAGGGTTTCATGGAATAAAGGTTTCAGCTTCACTCACCCGGTTAGCGTGCGAGTGATGACTCAAGATAAGCCAGGGATTCTGTCCCTGATTTCAAAAACCATTAACAACGCCGGCATCAACATCAGAAGCGCCCTTGCCAAATCTATGCCTGATAGAAAGGGAAGTTTTATCTTTGAAGTTGAAGTTAAAGACTACAGTGAACTTTTAAAGACGATCAGTGCGATTGAGTCTTTAGAAGAAGTTATTTCTGTAACGCGCGTTTAG
- a CDS encoding energy-coupling factor transporter transmembrane component T family protein yields the protein MKFLEPKAEFIHSWYLLIISFFTFIFLLASNVLWANFALTLFMLFLFKKNGLSNRVLLKLSLYAGFFAFMFLLLNLLYPGEKLRVGEQVSIFSWTVYKAALINGLQNFARLFMLTLVSMSSTYTIIYTKVILYLIIHKGLKVIMGYPLLIALNSILLFKEEFDRIRLSARFRGLGWWDRLFVLFPLLVFAIRHSQRGSLSLVTRGLNPNKSFYFGYDLSARDRKWLRGFFLFYVVLVAIAIYFR from the coding sequence ATGAAGTTCCTCGAGCCTAAGGCAGAGTTTATCCATTCATGGTATTTGCTGATCATTAGCTTTTTTACGTTTATTTTTTTATTGGCATCTAATGTCCTGTGGGCGAACTTCGCGCTGACTCTATTTATGCTTTTTCTTTTTAAGAAAAATGGACTTTCAAACCGCGTGCTTTTGAAGCTTTCATTGTATGCAGGCTTTTTTGCTTTTATGTTCTTACTACTCAATCTTCTTTATCCAGGAGAAAAATTGAGAGTAGGAGAGCAGGTAAGTATCTTTTCATGGACTGTCTATAAAGCGGCCTTGATAAATGGGCTGCAGAATTTTGCCCGCCTCTTTATGCTGACGTTGGTTTCGATGAGTTCAACTTACACCATCATTTACACCAAAGTGATTCTGTATCTCATTATCCATAAAGGCCTTAAGGTCATTATGGGCTATCCACTCTTGATTGCCTTAAACTCAATCTTACTTTTTAAAGAAGAATTTGACCGCATCAGGCTTTCGGCCCGCTTTAGAGGCCTTGGCTGGTGGGACAGGCTTTTTGTTCTTTTTCCTCTTTTAGTTTTTGCTATCAGGCATTCGCAGCGCGGGTCTCTTTCCTTGGTCACCAGAGGACTCAATCCGAATAAGAGTTTTTACTTTGGATATGACCTAAGTGCCCGTGATCGTAAATGGTTACGCGGATTCTTTCTGTTCTACGTAGTCCTTGTTGCTATCGCTATTTATTTTCGATAG
- a CDS encoding GNAT family N-acetyltransferase, giving the protein MINIPVIETSHLILRGHHPDDFVALKEIWEDLEVVKHISGTPSTEQQSWMRLVNYLGHWSLMGFGYWGIEEKSTGKYIGEIGFADFKREITPSITGTPEAGWILSSAVHGKGYGKEALKAILEWSDKNLSFDKTVCIINPENVRSISLAEKCGYQKVCETTFNGKSTVLFERLRK; this is encoded by the coding sequence ATGATTAACATACCGGTGATTGAAACATCTCATCTTATTTTGCGAGGTCATCATCCCGATGACTTCGTAGCCCTTAAAGAAATTTGGGAAGACCTGGAAGTGGTGAAGCATATTTCAGGAACTCCTTCGACTGAGCAGCAGTCGTGGATGAGACTTGTTAACTACCTGGGACACTGGAGCCTGATGGGTTTTGGCTACTGGGGGATTGAAGAAAAAAGCACTGGAAAATATATTGGAGAAATTGGCTTCGCGGATTTTAAACGCGAGATCACTCCTTCAATCACTGGCACTCCCGAAGCAGGATGGATTCTTTCCAGTGCTGTTCATGGAAAAGGCTATGGCAAAGAAGCGCTTAAAGCTATTTTAGAGTGGAGTGATAAAAATCTCAGTTTTGATAAGACTGTTTGTATTATTAATCCGGAAAATGTCCGCTCTATTTCTCTGGCCGAAAAATGCGGTTATCAAAAGGTTTGCGAAACGACTTTTAATGGGAAATCGACTGTTCTTTTTGAGAGATTAAGAAAATAA
- the gmk gene encoding guanylate kinase — protein sequence MNKDQFTGKLIVIVAPSGTGKSTMIKRLKKDYPTIVESVSFTTRPMRPGEIHGLSYFFISREEFIAKRDNNEFLEWAEVHGNFYGTSKAFVEQCLSEGKHVLFDLDVQGVDSMKLHFGDVANVIFIAPPSVEELEKRLRNRGTESTQIINLRITNAKKELLRKDDFDFFILNDDIENAYGRLKEITMEILRG from the coding sequence TTGAATAAGGACCAATTTACCGGCAAATTAATCGTTATTGTCGCTCCGTCTGGTACGGGGAAGTCCACAATGATCAAAAGATTAAAGAAAGACTATCCAACAATCGTCGAATCTGTTTCTTTCACCACAAGGCCTATGCGTCCGGGTGAAATTCATGGCTTAAGTTATTTTTTTATTTCACGAGAAGAGTTCATCGCTAAAAGAGACAACAATGAGTTTTTAGAATGGGCCGAAGTTCACGGTAACTTTTACGGAACATCTAAAGCTTTTGTCGAACAATGCCTGAGCGAAGGAAAGCATGTTCTTTTTGACCTCGATGTTCAGGGTGTAGATTCAATGAAGCTGCACTTTGGAGATGTGGCCAATGTTATCTTTATCGCTCCACCATCAGTGGAAGAGCTGGAAAAGAGACTGCGCAATCGTGGAACTGAAAGCACTCAGATCATCAATCTTCGCATTACCAATGCCAAGAAAGAGCTTTTGAGAAAAGACGATTTTGATTTTTTTATTTTAAACGACGATATCGAAAACGCCTATGGCAGGCTAAAAGAAATCACCATGGAAATCCTTCGCGGATAA
- a CDS encoding Rid family detoxifying hydrolase, whose product MNKTIIATDLAPAAVGTYSQGVAVNGTYYFSGQIGIEPKSGELAAGFDAQLNQIMKNIDGLLTSQNLKREDIIKTSIFLTDLGNFAAVNIAYTEFFKAPYPARSTVEVSKLPKGALVEIEVIAAK is encoded by the coding sequence ATGAATAAAACAATTATCGCAACAGACCTAGCCCCAGCAGCCGTTGGAACTTACTCGCAAGGCGTCGCTGTAAATGGAACTTATTACTTTTCAGGCCAAATCGGCATCGAACCGAAATCAGGAGAGCTGGCAGCTGGTTTTGATGCTCAACTAAATCAGATTATGAAGAACATCGATGGCCTTTTGACTTCACAAAATCTGAAAAGAGAAGATATCATTAAGACATCGATCTTTTTAACAGATCTAGGCAACTTCGCAGCTGTAAACATTGCTTACACTGAATTTTTTAAGGCTCCATACCCTGCAAGAAGCACAGTTGAAGTCTCTAAGCTTCCAAAGGGAGCTCTAGTAGAAATCGAAGTTATTGCGGCAAAGTAG
- a CDS encoding NADP-dependent malic enzyme, which produces MSNQRNDRTERNDADEKKQQALDYHADGRPGKIEVISTKPTLTSLDLTKAYSPGVAWPCLEIAKDPELAYKYTAKGNLVAVISNGTAVLGLGNIGAVAGKPVMEGKGLLFKRFADIDVFDIEVNENTVEGMVKIVSALEPTFGGVNLEDIKAPECFEIETQLIEKMQIPVFHDDQHGTAIIASAALLNAIEITGRDIKKTKVAVSGAGAAAISCAKLFFELGLPRENLIMCDSNGAIYKGRKEGMNKYKDEFAVETKARTLGDAMVGADVFIGCSARGLVTQQMVKDMAANPIIFAMANPDPEIYPAEVHAVRDDAIMATGRSDFPNQVNNVLGFPFIFRGALDTRSKKINVEMKLAAVHALAGLAKEEVPEEVKMAYGGEDFKFGKNYLIPKPFDPRVLTRVTPAVAKAAMDSGVARFNIDDLHAYARALEGRMGNSAQFMKSLRDRLATYVAKSGKKVRVVFAEGTNTRILQAVKQLVEEDKIEPILLGRKKAIHKKMDMLGLEKYKDDVRTINPRKHEEFENYVRLYSKERQRSGVSVYHAEELMSHQNYFGSMMVKHGLADAVIAGPTLNYADCFPPLMHVIGTKEKASAAGIFVMSFKNRVLFFADCAVQIEPNEDQLCEIAAGTAELFRKLMKREPRIAFLSFSNFGSNDSERAKVVKRAVQLTKTRYPNLLVEGEMQADVAVNKGLMDKLFSFSTLDGPSDILIFPELNSANISYKLLAQLGNANAIGPILLPMNQPANIIPRTATVTEIVNMCVLSALLSDKKMSNRE; this is translated from the coding sequence GTGAGTAATCAACGAAATGATCGCACTGAAAGAAACGATGCGGACGAAAAAAAACAACAGGCCCTAGACTATCATGCCGACGGGCGCCCCGGTAAAATCGAGGTTATCTCGACTAAGCCGACTCTCACTTCTCTGGACTTAACTAAAGCTTACTCTCCTGGAGTTGCTTGGCCATGTCTGGAAATCGCTAAAGACCCTGAGCTTGCTTATAAGTACACTGCCAAAGGAAACCTGGTTGCTGTAATCTCTAACGGTACGGCCGTTTTAGGTTTAGGTAACATCGGTGCCGTTGCTGGTAAACCTGTAATGGAAGGTAAAGGTCTACTCTTCAAACGTTTTGCTGACATCGATGTATTCGATATCGAAGTTAACGAAAACACCGTTGAAGGAATGGTAAAAATTGTCTCAGCTCTTGAGCCGACTTTCGGGGGTGTAAACCTTGAAGACATCAAAGCTCCAGAGTGTTTTGAAATCGAGACACAGCTAATTGAAAAAATGCAAATCCCGGTTTTCCATGATGACCAGCACGGAACAGCGATTATCGCTTCAGCCGCACTTTTAAATGCAATCGAGATCACCGGAAGAGATATCAAGAAAACAAAAGTTGCTGTTTCAGGAGCTGGAGCTGCTGCGATTTCTTGTGCAAAATTATTCTTTGAATTAGGTCTTCCAAGAGAAAACCTGATCATGTGTGATTCTAACGGAGCGATCTACAAAGGTCGTAAAGAAGGAATGAACAAATACAAAGACGAATTTGCTGTTGAAACAAAAGCAAGAACTCTAGGCGACGCGATGGTGGGAGCTGACGTTTTCATCGGTTGTTCTGCCAGAGGATTAGTCACTCAGCAGATGGTTAAGGATATGGCAGCAAACCCTATCATCTTTGCCATGGCCAACCCAGATCCGGAAATTTACCCGGCAGAAGTTCACGCTGTACGCGATGACGCCATTATGGCAACAGGTCGCTCAGACTTCCCTAACCAGGTTAACAACGTTCTAGGATTCCCATTCATTTTCAGAGGGGCCCTGGATACACGTTCGAAAAAAATTAACGTAGAGATGAAACTAGCAGCCGTTCACGCCCTGGCAGGTCTGGCAAAAGAAGAAGTTCCAGAAGAAGTAAAAATGGCCTACGGTGGAGAAGACTTTAAATTTGGTAAGAACTACCTGATCCCTAAGCCATTTGACCCACGCGTATTAACTCGTGTCACTCCAGCGGTAGCAAAAGCTGCTATGGACTCAGGTGTAGCGAGATTTAACATCGACGATCTTCACGCTTATGCCCGCGCCCTTGAAGGACGTATGGGGAACTCTGCTCAGTTCATGAAATCTCTTCGCGACCGCCTGGCCACTTACGTGGCGAAGTCTGGCAAAAAAGTCAGAGTTGTTTTCGCTGAAGGAACAAACACACGTATCCTTCAAGCAGTTAAGCAACTTGTTGAAGAAGATAAAATCGAACCAATTCTTCTTGGACGCAAGAAAGCTATCCACAAAAAAATGGACATGCTTGGTCTTGAAAAATACAAGGACGATGTTCGTACGATCAATCCAAGAAAGCATGAAGAGTTTGAAAACTACGTTCGTCTTTACTCAAAAGAAAGACAAAGAAGTGGTGTTTCGGTTTACCACGCAGAAGAGCTTATGAGCCACCAGAACTATTTCGGTTCGATGATGGTTAAACACGGCTTAGCTGACGCTGTTATCGCTGGTCCAACTCTAAACTACGCTGACTGTTTCCCGCCACTAATGCACGTTATTGGTACAAAAGAAAAAGCAAGCGCTGCTGGTATCTTCGTTATGAGCTTCAAGAACCGCGTTCTGTTCTTTGCAGACTGTGCGGTTCAAATTGAACCAAATGAAGACCAACTTTGTGAGATCGCAGCTGGTACAGCTGAACTCTTCAGAAAACTTATGAAGCGCGAACCACGTATCGCCTTCCTGTCGTTCTCGAACTTCGGATCAAACGACTCTGAAAGAGCAAAAGTTGTTAAGCGCGCTGTTCAGTTAACAAAAACTCGCTACCCGAACCTTCTGGTTGAAGGGGAAATGCAAGCGGACGTTGCTGTTAACAAGGGATTAATGGATAAATTGTTTAGCTTCTCAACTCTTGATGGGCCAAGCGACATCCTGATCTTCCCTGAACTAAACTCAGCGAACATCAGTTACAAACTTCTTGCTCAACTTGGAAATGCGAATGCTATTGGGCCAATTCTTCTTCCGATGAATCAGCCGGCGAACATTATTCCAAGAACAGCAACTGTTACTGAAATCGTCAATATGTGTGTTCTGTCAGCATTGCTGTCAGACAAAAAGATGAGCAACAGGGAGTAG
- a CDS encoding LysR substrate-binding domain-containing protein, with amino-acid sequence MTITQLEYVLAVDKHRHFGKAAKACNVTQPTLSMQLQKAEEELGVVIFDRSKNPILPTEEGSQIINQARTVLREYKKIFSIIDANKAEVRGDFRLGVIPTLAPYVIPLFAASFVEKYPEVKLTIEEFKTEDIIDLLGRDEIDAGLLVTPIQGENFIERVLFHEPFSVFASDDHHLLKKTKVKDKDLDTSDVWLLNEGHCFRQQVLNLCKLSRDNGLHDNLKFESGNLETLKNMVINSSGYTLLPELAVLNLSKEEKKHVREFQSPIPTREVSLVHNRIFLKEKIITALEESIIENLPDSLTSLKKKNIEVISIDA; translated from the coding sequence ATGACTATTACACAACTAGAATATGTTCTCGCCGTAGATAAACACCGTCATTTTGGAAAAGCTGCTAAAGCTTGTAATGTGACTCAACCAACACTTTCGATGCAATTGCAGAAAGCTGAAGAAGAATTGGGAGTCGTGATCTTTGATAGATCAAAAAATCCGATTCTTCCTACAGAAGAAGGAAGCCAGATTATTAATCAGGCACGCACAGTACTTCGTGAGTATAAAAAGATTTTCTCGATCATTGATGCCAATAAAGCAGAAGTGAGAGGTGATTTTAGATTGGGAGTGATCCCGACTCTCGCTCCATACGTAATCCCTCTTTTTGCTGCGAGCTTTGTGGAAAAATACCCTGAAGTAAAACTGACGATCGAAGAATTTAAAACAGAAGATATTATCGACCTATTAGGACGAGATGAAATCGACGCTGGGCTTTTAGTGACTCCGATTCAGGGAGAAAACTTTATTGAACGCGTGCTTTTTCATGAGCCATTTTCTGTTTTTGCTTCAGATGATCACCATCTTCTAAAAAAGACAAAAGTTAAAGATAAAGACCTCGATACATCCGATGTATGGCTTTTAAATGAAGGTCACTGTTTCAGGCAACAGGTTTTAAACCTATGTAAACTTTCGCGCGATAATGGGCTTCATGACAACCTGAAATTTGAAAGCGGAAACCTGGAAACATTAAAAAACATGGTTATCAATAGCAGTGGGTATACATTACTGCCAGAGTTAGCTGTTCTTAATCTTTCGAAAGAAGAAAAGAAACATGTGCGTGAATTCCAGTCGCCAATCCCAACTAGAGAAGTGTCACTGGTGCACAACCGTATCTTCTTAAAAGAAAAAATCATTACGGCCCTTGAAGAATCTATTATTGAGAATCTTCCAGATAGCCTGACTTCGCTTAAAAAGAAAAACATTGAAGTCATCTCAATCGACGCTTAA